In Triticum aestivum cultivar Chinese Spring unplaced genomic scaffold, IWGSC CS RefSeq v2.1 scaffold320823, whole genome shotgun sequence, the sequence AGTGCATACATCCTAAGATTCCACAACTTGCGGTCCTCGGATATTCTGACAACTATGCGAATGTCTACACTTCAGAACTACGGTCTAAGTGGCTAGCATATTTCATGGATGGTGGATTTAGATTACCAAGTGTTGAAGCAATGCAGAGGGATGTACTTGAATGCGAGAAGGTAATGAAGCATTACTCCCGTGACGAATCACGTACACCGTGCACTGGACTTCTTCCTACTTGGTACAATGATAGATTATGTGAAGACATGGGATGCAACCCGAGAAGGAAGAATGGATTTTTTGCCGAATTATTTGAGGCCTATGGTCCCGATGATTATAGCGATCTTCACCCTAAGTAAGAGTACAAA encodes:
- the LOC123177060 gene encoding uncharacterized protein isoform X3 encodes the protein MFMSKECIHPKIPQLAVLGYSDNYANVYTSELRSKWLAYFMDGGFRLPSVEAMQRDVLECEKVMKHYSRDESRTPCTGLLPTWYNDRLCEDMGCNPRRKNGFFAELFEAYGPDDYSDLHPKVCVMFEKTRRRWLLEDGIRSSPSSPRSSDVSSVVGRHVKVCLRWISWDPVGVCLQWIRLDPVNIRLRPCVCRLDPSDLHFSSSTAAVVLLRWSYGTLARRLPDCLLQ